Genomic DNA from Sardina pilchardus chromosome 4, fSarPil1.1, whole genome shotgun sequence:
ACAGTGACCTATGGATGCTATGGAATATGAATGGGGTGTACTACAAAATCTGTAATAATAAGATATAGTAAGTATCATGGTAAGCTGTTTTGGAGAGGATAGGTGAGGAGAGATGTTCTTGATGTTTGATTGTTCTTTTGTGTTGTATTTTGATATAAATATTTTtgtaagtgaaaaaaaaaatcttgtttcCCTTGCAGTCTCATTTCCACTTTTATTTGTTACATTTGTACAGGAGAAGTGCCTGTCTCCCATGTGGCCAATAAATTATGCAGTCCGGCATGTGACACATGAATGACCAGTggagctattttttttttttttgtttaaataaaCGCAATTCAGACAAAAGAATGACGAGGCTGGCATGTGAGGTCATCACTTGGCAGTCTGAAGGGTGGAGTAGAGGATATCACCGAGCTGTCGGGAGGAATCACACGTCATCACGATCAGCCGATGGGAAGTGGTTCGGCTATGTCAGCATCCTCCGTTTTGGGTTATGGGCTTCCCATCAGAGAAAAGGCCAGAGAATGAAAAGGGCTTTATGCCATTCATACAATAGACTGGAAAGAGTGCCGAGGAAATGAAACTGTTGCGATCATCATACCACCGcactgtgatgtgatgtgatgtgttactgtatatgtgatGCACACACTGCAGCTCTCTGCGCTCTGGtcacagagagtgtgagtgtgtgagaaaacacTGACTTGAGTGTATTTTAGGATGACACACTAATTGCCATGCTCTTACACGCACACTGCTGTCTAATGTTCTTTGCTACTAACCGTAAGTGACTCATGTCACAGAGCAGGCGAAACCTTGAATACTGGCCCAGAGGCAATGACCATGCATGGCTTTCATTTTGGCCTCATTATGCATTTCCTGAGAAGAAATGGCTTAAGGGCAGGGTGACATCAACCCGCCATCTTTACCAGCGACGAGTGTTGGTCTTGAAGAGAGTCCTGCTGTTTTGGTTTAAAAAGACTTCCAAGCAGATATGGATCTTTTCCCCCCCTATGACATTATCACAACATGTGCAGGATTTACCTGGTCAATATTGCAATATGCCATTGTTTTATCTTTTAATTAGTCTGCTGTTTGACCACAAAGAGCATCACAGACAATTCTGGATATCGGACTGGAGACACACCCATATTCAAGAAGTATTGAAGATAATTGTCCCATCTAATCATAATACAGCAGCCCACActcaataggctactgtacaccaTAGAATACATCAATACACTTGGAGGACATTTCTACTGCAATTGCTCCCTTTGCTCATTCATAACCCATCTATCCCCACCATGCTGTTAAGTTTGAATGCCACCTACTTTAGAGGGCGCGCCTATTGTATCCACTGTGCTATTTGCACATAGAAAGCAAGGAGGTGTAGTAGCTGCCTGTCTCAGATCAGTAAGATGATTGGCTCTTAGCCAAACATTGTATCCCTGGGTATTTGTAAACATGAGTCGAGAGTGGGACCCGATCAATAATGCTATGGTGCGATAACTACGTAAGTAGAAAGGGCTTCACCTGCCCCAGCTAAGCGCAGTGAGATTTGGCACGTGCAGCGCGCGTTTGCCGGATATTCTTGTCGGTGGACTTCTGTTTCACGACTCCAAGCTCCACAGACGCTACATGAGGCTACCGCAGAAACACGACATGGATCTCAATCAGAATGTAAAATATAAGATAGTGGTTGTCGGCGATAGCCAGTGTGGAAAAACTGCTTTACTTCACATATTTGCAAAAGACTGCTTTCCAGAGGTAGGCTATGTCAAGGATCTTTGACCTTCACGTAATGTTACACCTGTAATTCTGCATGTAAGCGTGGGATTCGGAGGCATAACATGCATGCACCTTGAGGATATCATGCTTTTGAAAAGTTCTTGAATTTAAATTCGCATTATGTCTGTGTCTGGCATAGGCTACTGGGGTGTTTTATCATTGTGTATCGATTTTGTTTCAGTATAAGTTACATTACACTGATTAGGACAATACTGACAGGTAGTACAACAGTTAAAATGATGTTGGAATGAATGTTACTTGGCCAATTCCCTTACGCGCTACACATTTTCTTCCGTGTTTAGAGCTATGTACCCACTGTATTTGAGAACTATACTGCCAGCTTTGAAATCGACGGACAACGAATTGAACTCAGCCTTTGGGACACCTCaggtaaaaaaaaccccatataCTCTTTCAATGGCGTAGTTTAAATCAATTATTTGGAATCAAGGACTGGAACCTTAACATATCCCTCTGAAGTTGGCCACTCATGTAGCTGGAACTCCTTACTTGGTCTGTAGGCATAATGCTAACAACGACACGATTCTAATGGAGATTTTCCTGGTGGAAGGCATAGACGAGAGATAAGGGTTACAATCACGCCGTCAGTCAAAACGAAGCTCCTGTAGGCATGTATTTAAAGCAACGCTAACCCGGTCAGTGCAGAACCATAGCCACAGTCCAATGCTACCCCCTGTCGACATTTAGTGAAACAATGGCTGCAGAATATGTTTTATTAATTCCAGATATAGCCTGCACAGGAGAAGTGTTAAGTCCCTTGTGCCATAGGAAGGGGATTTACCACAGCGACCACACAAAAACCAACTGAGCTAAATAACtctgaaaacaaaaaatcacCAACAAAACAGCCTTTGCAGAAAAAGAATATCAGAAACAGAGCAGCCATCATGCACATTTCACTTGGGTTATCAAGCAGGCACCTTCAGGACACCTCCAGAAGGCCCAACAGTGGTAAAGTGGTTTAACCCTAAGTAACCTTAACCATAAATAATTAAAATTATGCTGAGTGCTTTTGAGGTAttgaataaatgaatttatAGTTACAGCCGTAGCCCAGAATTAAGCAATTTAGACTTTTCAGGGAGGATATGTATTTGACGTGTTCATATGCATGTATTAAAAAGAGAAGGAATTGCGCAGATtgtcatctttctttctttccttcctttattttttttgtaatcgttTTTACTGTACTCAGTCTGAAATCAATGTTTGCAGTGCCATTAGGATTTATAGAGAAAGCCACTAGGTAGTTTTCAGAGGAAGTCCTTAAAAATTGCACAAAGAAATAAGCATCACAGCATGCAAAAATGCTTTGTCCTGTGGTCATCCACTTAGCTGCACATCAGTTAATTGGGCAACGCAGCATCCTCCACTAAACGCTCACAGCCACTGGCTCTACCTCCCATTAACTTTAATAATTTAAAGTGGTGCAGGTGGCGACGCTTTGAACACTCAGCCAAATACCGCTTTCTCATTGAGCCAAGGAGCAGTTAAGCAATAAATACCACAGAGGAATTCGTTTTACTAagtaaagtaaataaataaaccataacTTTTCTAATCAGTGGTTTCTTTCTAAGAGCATTCCTTTTGATGTGTGCTTATACTGACCGTATTAGAGAAGTCACTATAGTTTAGGTATGCAGAGTTTGTATTAAGATTACTATCTTTCCATTGCTATGACTAAACCTTAAATAGAATCATTCTGAGATCTGATTCTGAGTGTTCTGATTCTGAGACCTGTATTGTTCTCCTTTGATCTCCCTTCAACTCCCTTGGAATGAGTGACGAGAGTTCATGTAATGCATGGGAGGAGAAAAGCCCAAAGACTTGAGGAATGCCTACAATTATTAGGCAGTGACATGATTCATTTATGTACACGCTGACGTGTGGATGTTCCTTTAGAAGAGTATTATATTGTGTCCAAATGAAATGGTAGACCATGAGGGGAATTTGGATAGGCCTATTATCAGTTATGGATAGCTCTCAAGTGTCTATACTGTAAACACCCTGTACAAGTCacattcagaacacacacattgcatgatATCCAACAATGTCATTTTGTGTTTGCAGGATCAGCCTATTATGACAATGTCCGACCCCTCTCCTACCCGGACTCAGATGCAGTACTCATCTGTTTTGACATCAGTAAAGCAGAGACTCTGGACAGTGTCCTTAAGAAGGTAAGCATTCTCCAGACTTGTCTTGTTAAAATAAACAAGGGGAAGGCTGACAGAGGAACAGTTTCATAGTGCAGTAATGGGCCTGCGGTTTATGGTGGAAATTTGGGAAGCACTCAGTGAAGTGGCACAGAAAAAAGACTGGTGGGCATGTTTTACTTCATGTTCCTTTATTGTCTGCTCTGTGATCTCAGTATAATATCAGCAACAGCATTAAGACACCactatactgtatctctgtgtgagCTTTACCTTAGGGTCACAAGTTCAGTCATAAACTAGCATGATATTTATTCTTTACCACTTCAggtggatatactgtaggttgcaCATTCTTCTTTAGTTCCGCAAATCTTAAACTgactttctcccactctctctctctctcgctctctcgctctctcgctctctcgctctctctctctctctctagtggaAACCTGAGGTGACAGAGTTTTGCCCCAACACCCAGATCTTTCTGGTTGGATGCAAGTCGGACCTACGCACAGATCTGTCCACATTGTTAGAACTTTCACATCACAAGCAGATACCAGTGTCATATGACCATGTGAGTATTGTttattatgtattatttattaatatttactgTTATTTAGACATAGTATGTGATGTACAAATTAGAAAAGTTATTAAAGTTGAATTTAAatttcaaaaacaaacattaacaCAGCTCTTTGTGTCAGGGTTCAACCATGGCCAAGCAGATCTCGGCTCCCTACCTGGAGTGTTCGGCCCTGCAGTCTGAGAACAGCGTGAGAGACATTTTTCACGTGACCACCCTGGCCTGCGTCAATAAGGGCCACAAGAAAGTCAAACACCAAAAAGCCTCCAGGGCCACAAAGAGGATCTCCCACATGCCCGCACAGCCCGACTTGCCCGCTGTGCCAGCAGATTTACGCAAAAGCAAAACCAGGAGCTGCACCGTCATGTGAGGAGGTGAACCTAATGGGGTTCACCAGAACCCTGACCAGTGGGCAAAAGAGGACAGTTTAGGAAGGATTCTGGGATACTGTGCTAGTTGTATCTAGTACTATCTAGGTGCCGGCCTTTTAACACTTCGGCACCTCATCCAGGAGTTGTTATTGACTGAGCATTATTTAAAGAATGGCAAGATTTAAAGaagcaacagaggaaaagggtgctttggatggcaGCGCTCAGACAAGAAGACTGGACATCAGTTCTGGATTTAGCCTGTTTGTCAGTAATCATGTGCTTCTCCGTAGAAAGTTAGTGACAAACCATCACTGTTTGAAGTCTTACTGTGTTCAATTTGTTATACTGAAAGTGggccctcttttttttcaccgTCCAGGACATTGTCATGAAATATCTGCCTTTCATAATATTGAATACCAAAGAGAATCCTGTCCGGTTGTTGATTTTCCTGAACCTCCTACAGTTGCTTGATATCTGAGGTTTCGCTGTGTCAATTTGAAAAAATGATTTTGACTGTTCTGTTTGAAAGTTTTGTTTAGAGCATGTGTTCGCCTCTAGTGACGCCTCATACCAATAGTAGTGTCCCAGACCTCAACTTCAGTGCCTAAGTACAGGGATGTGTGAGTTTTATGCTGGACAGAGGACACAAGGTCCTTGAGTATACAGCTATGCAAAAGGAGATGGATTTGGATCGGCAAATTGTATGGCCACTACATAGAAATGTCAGTCCTTTATCTTTTTGCCATCATTGTGTCTTCCGTCATATCACTCTGCTATTGTAGGTCATTCTGGGGGGGTCAGCTCTTAACAGTGCCGTGAGTGCTGCAATGTGTGACAGAATCTGGTGACTGTGAATGAAATACAGTAACTGAAGCTGGCTAGTTCTAaggattgtttttaaaattatACTTATTGTATCTGACCTGGAACCTCTCAGAACTATTATTACAGCACCAACTTGGGAGCAATACATGACATGAGATGATGGGAAATGGATTTGGAATTGCGAAGTCACAAAAATCAGCTGTTAGACCTCAGCCCATAGAATGTCTGTGCTTTGATTCTGTTTTTgaagtatttatttatcttatgCATTTTTTGACCCGTTTGTAATACATTTCTGTTAAGAGCATTTTCAGAAGCTTCCATTTTTTTTGTAGTCAGCTAAATCACAATTCAAGGTTATGAGTAGGATGCAAGTTGGTTGGTTATTTTCAGTGAGCAAGTGAATGTATTTTGAAGGAAGACAAACAAGTAACAATGAGTATTGGCTTATTCACAATAAAAGTGTTATTGGTTATTGTTTTGATTATTCATTTGTGAGTGGCATGGCATGCCTATACAGTATAATGCTGTAGGAACAGTGTAAGTACTGTTTATATTTCAAATTAAAAAAGATGTTTAAAATAGGGCAATAGTCAGATTTTATAGCGATACTATACATCAGTATAAAGGGATTTATTTACGTCAATACTTTTTTCCAGCTGGAGTGTTGACAGAAATGTCTGTTTGAGAAGGTCACTGATCCTAGTAACACCCTCAACAGGATAGTCACCATTAGGAGCATGCAGTACATCATACAAAAACATCAAGACCAGTTTTAAACGCAAATGTCCAGCGACTGTCAGACTCACTCACTGTGCTTCATGGACCATAAAATGGAAAAATATCCCTATCTTTGTTCTCCCCCAACCCTGCCAAACCTGACAGGGTGATGGATGATCGACTGAGCCCTGCTTTCCATACTGTCCTGTTTCCGTCAGCCTTCTAACCTTTGCAGCTCATTCAGATGTATTGAGATTTACATCACCTGATTTGCTCTAAATTAACATAatgctgcatactgtatatcagattACAATTTATCACAGCGCTTACCACACTTGACAAACTCCAAGTCCAAGTTTTGCCTCTGGAAAAATAAAGCGTTGAGGAAGGTGCTCTTTCCCTACGCCtcttctcctgccccccccccccccccctctcattctctccctacctttctctatctttctcccctctccctcaatttctctctctttctcttctctctcttttctctctctcgctctctctctgactttttcctctctccctccctttctctctttttctccctatctccatccctttctctctctctctcttttctttcactcactctccctgacttggtcctctctcctctcctctcgcaaTCTTCCTCACCTtcatccccccctcccacctctctctctccctctctctctctcccccccccccatctctcatgCTGGGTGGCTGTGTGAAGCTGGCCCAGCCCTGCATACGATTTCCATAAAGAATGTGTGAGACATAGTGCATGACAGCACAGCATCCCCTGGTGTTCGCCCCCCATAATGCCCTAATCCTGCACCACCGCTCCCTCCACACATGACAGGCAGCGCCTCTCTAATGCCGCCGCGCCGCCGCTTCCTCTCCCACAGAGAGCCGGGGTGGACACTCCCAGCGCCGGAGCCCATTCACCCTCACCTCGCCGAGAGAGAAACCGCTCGCCGTCGGAGCAGACAAAAGCAAACGACAGGCTTTGCCCTCGTCCGACTGCACACAGCGCAGGCCTAATGAGGCTCTGCAGAGGGTAGAAACCGCCGCCCGGCTGTGGGAAGAGCTtttcctacagacacacacacacgcaggggagAGATTGAATAAGAAGGGCCAATTCTCTCAACGTGTCTG
This window encodes:
- the LOC134077791 gene encoding rho-related GTP-binding protein RhoE-like — encoded protein: MRLPQKHDMDLNQNVKYKIVVVGDSQCGKTALLHIFAKDCFPESYVPTVFENYTASFEIDGQRIELSLWDTSGSAYYDNVRPLSYPDSDAVLICFDISKAETLDSVLKKWKPEVTEFCPNTQIFLVGCKSDLRTDLSTLLELSHHKQIPVSYDHGSTMAKQISAPYLECSALQSENSVRDIFHVTTLACVNKGHKKVKHQKASRATKRISHMPAQPDLPAVPADLRKSKTRSCTVM